Proteins encoded by one window of Aphidius gifuensis isolate YNYX2018 linkage group LG2, ASM1490517v1, whole genome shotgun sequence:
- the LOC122849260 gene encoding phosphoribosyl pyrophosphate synthase-associated protein 2 isoform X1, whose product MEKSGASDIVIVSGNSHPELAELIANRLGVKNGGCTVYHKTNRETMVEIGDSVRGKDLYIIQTGTKDVNNNIMELLIMAYACKTSSAKNIIGVIPYLPYSKQCKMRKRGCIVSKLLAKMMCKSGLTHIITMDLHQKEIQGFFDCPVDNLRASPFLLQYIQESIPDYRNSVIVAKNPGSAKKATSYAERLRVGIAVIHGEQRESESDMNDGRNSPPSVLLSSRTMEVGVGVPSHPAKEKPPINVVGDVSGHIAIMVDDMVDDVQSFVAAAELLKERGAYRIYVLATHGLLSSDAPKLIEESDIDEVVVTNTIPHEIQKSQCSKIKTVDISILMAEAIRRIHNKESMSYLFRNVTTED is encoded by the exons ATGGAGAAGTCAGGAGCATCAGATATTGTTATCGTGTCTGGAAATTCCCATCCAGAGCTTGCAGAGTTAATTGCAAA TCGTCTCGGAGTGAAAAATGGTGGCTGTACAGTCTATCATAAAACAAACCGCGAAACAATGGTTGAAATTGGTGATTCAGTACGTGGaaaagatttatatataatacaaacaGGCACCAAGGATGTTAACAATAACATTatggaattattaataatggcATATGCCTGTAAAACATCATcagctaaaaatataatcgGTGTTATTCCATATTTGCCATACTCAAAACAATGTAAAATGCGCAAACGTGGTTGCATTGTATCGAAATTGTTGGCTAAAATGATGTGTAAAAGTGGATTGACGCATATTATAACAATGGATTTACATCAAAAAGAGATACAAGGGTTTTTTGATTGTCCAGTAGACAATTTGAGAGCAAGTCCATTCCTTTTGCAGTATATACAAGAGAGT atTCCTGATTATAGAAACTCTGTGATTGTTGCAAAAAATCCAGGCAGTGCAAAAAAAGCAACAAGTTATGCGGAAAGATTACGTGTTGGTATTGCTGTTATCCATGGTGAACAAAGAGAATCAGAATCAGATATGAATGATGGGCGTAATTCACCACCATCTGTTTTATTGTCGTCAAGAACAATGGAAGTTGGTGTTGGTGTACCATCGCATCCAGCCAAAGAAAAACCACCAATCAATGTTGTTGGTGATGTCAGTGGACACATTGCTATCATGGTTGACGATATGGTTGATGATGTACAGTCATTCGTTGCTGCTGCTGAATTACTTAAAGAACGAGGTGCTTATAGAATTTATGTTCTGGCAACTCATGGATTATTAAGCTCAGATGCaccaaaattaattgaagaatCTGATATTGATgag GTTGTTGTAACAAATACAATCCCTCATGAAATTCAAAAGAGTCAATGCTCTAAAATTAAGACAGTTGACATAAGCATTTTGATGGCTGAAGCAATTCGTCGTATTCACAATAAAGAATCAATGTCATATCTCTTCCGAAATGTAACTACTgaagattaa
- the LOC122849260 gene encoding phosphoribosyl pyrophosphate synthase-associated protein 2 isoform X2: MVEIGDSVRGKDLYIIQTGTKDVNNNIMELLIMAYACKTSSAKNIIGVIPYLPYSKQCKMRKRGCIVSKLLAKMMCKSGLTHIITMDLHQKEIQGFFDCPVDNLRASPFLLQYIQESIPDYRNSVIVAKNPGSAKKATSYAERLRVGIAVIHGEQRESESDMNDGRNSPPSVLLSSRTMEVGVGVPSHPAKEKPPINVVGDVSGHIAIMVDDMVDDVQSFVAAAELLKERGAYRIYVLATHGLLSSDAPKLIEESDIDEVVVTNTIPHEIQKSQCSKIKTVDISILMAEAIRRIHNKESMSYLFRNVTTED; this comes from the exons ATGGTTGAAATTGGTGATTCAGTACGTGGaaaagatttatatataatacaaacaGGCACCAAGGATGTTAACAATAACATTatggaattattaataatggcATATGCCTGTAAAACATCATcagctaaaaatataatcgGTGTTATTCCATATTTGCCATACTCAAAACAATGTAAAATGCGCAAACGTGGTTGCATTGTATCGAAATTGTTGGCTAAAATGATGTGTAAAAGTGGATTGACGCATATTATAACAATGGATTTACATCAAAAAGAGATACAAGGGTTTTTTGATTGTCCAGTAGACAATTTGAGAGCAAGTCCATTCCTTTTGCAGTATATACAAGAGAGT atTCCTGATTATAGAAACTCTGTGATTGTTGCAAAAAATCCAGGCAGTGCAAAAAAAGCAACAAGTTATGCGGAAAGATTACGTGTTGGTATTGCTGTTATCCATGGTGAACAAAGAGAATCAGAATCAGATATGAATGATGGGCGTAATTCACCACCATCTGTTTTATTGTCGTCAAGAACAATGGAAGTTGGTGTTGGTGTACCATCGCATCCAGCCAAAGAAAAACCACCAATCAATGTTGTTGGTGATGTCAGTGGACACATTGCTATCATGGTTGACGATATGGTTGATGATGTACAGTCATTCGTTGCTGCTGCTGAATTACTTAAAGAACGAGGTGCTTATAGAATTTATGTTCTGGCAACTCATGGATTATTAAGCTCAGATGCaccaaaattaattgaagaatCTGATATTGATgag GTTGTTGTAACAAATACAATCCCTCATGAAATTCAAAAGAGTCAATGCTCTAAAATTAAGACAGTTGACATAAGCATTTTGATGGCTGAAGCAATTCGTCGTATTCACAATAAAGAATCAATGTCATATCTCTTCCGAAATGTAACTACTgaagattaa
- the LOC122849258 gene encoding dynein axonemal assembly factor 5, giving the protein MSRLFELHVSKICSSLHSEDKKKRLKALEKLDNIVTNNENNWNECELSEIWKIINKYITKNVSDESELCRNLSIDIIKKFLEVLPVDEKNIIYLVPVLKRRLGSQEILEESEEVRLNCVILIKLIIRIYKKYLSIYHNDFITILSRTVIDSYPKIKKESCESISQLAENIPLKFYYKSNYVIKPILTNFTHQHYRVRVASVNAIGQVMLYGNSKNMNEVSTPMAERLFDQSGAVRLAVIQVAGMWLIKLHDRYSWWNKLIPIILTGLHDDISEIREKAEKLWSAAGHHYLEENYNDDKIKNKMDFLTLDPKHYPPSIKRPNLGCRVIVQRNISHLVGGIAKDLNDWLPDIRVRSAQLLAVLVLNAEEDITQHIHKLLPAMYRACNDEDKRVIVNVVIAAEYIGHFVLPETYCKLVLPTLNEGNISSGHLSVFSAIIRGSKKEQLTNKLKDIGRFLQEHNICRSKKFVYQQELLKSCDAILSVCQENSSVIAEELFEIIFTVWSMAQQQKIENYSKKLLNDLSLMTNNKNIEDLFENHIRSILNMVKNSSSTLTVFSPEFYIFNNCLKNTKIATSKNIDLVMPILKITMDKDSLDYELRLKMLILLSEYFQQRSKSLNNIEKLNSFFGDFLDNILIPNLIWKAGRSAESVRTSAMSCLCALLDNEDNANNHPIFFNADKFVKYFKKLKPIIMSLTSDNSKKTRLFSLKGIYILLKYAMKLVCVSDEDVIEIYPGILKRLDDGCDDVRFVAIEVLVFVFQALSCNYDLDFGRSHIDYLYTSTVIHLDDPEEKFQNIMLDAIIQLAKIHPKLLYDKIEKCKINFRNQQALEKIQKECQGILCFEKVTLK; this is encoded by the exons atgTCAAGGTTGTTTGAACTTCACGTAAGTAAAATATGCTCATCTCTTCATTcggaagacaaaaaaaaacgtctAAAAGCTTTggaaaaacttgataatatcgtcacaaataatgaaaataattggaatGAATGTGAATTATcagaaatatggaaaataataaataaatatataacaaaaaacgTATCAGATGAATCAGAATTATGTAGAAATTTATcgattgatataataaaaaaatttcttgaagtACTAccagttgatgaaaaaaatataatttatcttgtACCAGTTCTCAAACGTAGACTTGGATCTCAAGAAATTCTTGAAGAATCCGAAGAAGTTCGATTAAAttgtgttattttaataaaattaataatacgtatttataaaaaatatttgtctaTTTATCACAATGATTTTATAACAATACTTTCAAGAACAGTTATCGATAGTTACCCAAAAATCAAGAAAGAAAGTTGTGAGAGTATTTCCCAGCTTGCTGAAAATATACcgctgaaattttattataagaGTAATTATGTCATCAAGccaatattaacaaatttcaCTCATCAACATTATCGTGTACGTGTTGCAAGTGTCAATGCGATAGGTCAAGTTATGCTGTATGGTAACagtaaaaatatgaatgaagTATCAACACCAATGGCTGAAAGACTATTTGATCAAAGTGGAGCAGTTAGATTAG ctgtaaTTCAGGTTGCTGGAATGTGGCTTATCAAACTGCATGATCGTTATAGCTGGTGGAACAAATTAATACCCATTATTTTGACTGGACTTCATGACGACATATCAGAAATACGTGAAAAAGCTGAAAAACTTTGGAGCGCTGCTGGTCATCATTATcttgaagaaaattataatgatgataaaataaaaaataaaatggattttttgACCTTAGATCCAAAACATTATCCTCCAAGTA taaAAAGACCAAACTTGGGATGCAGAGTAATTGTTCAGCGAAATATTAGTCACCTTGTTGGTGGAATAGCCAAAGATTTGAACGACTGGTTGCCTGATATTCGTGTCAGATCAGCACAACTTTTGGCTGTTTTGGTATTAAACGCTGAGGAAGACATTACCCaacatatacataaattattgCCAGCAATGTATCGTGCCTGTAACGATGAAGACAAAAGAGTTATTGTTAATGTTGTGATTGCTGCCGAATATATCGGTCATTTTGTACTGCCTGAGACATATTGTAAACTTGTATTACCAACTCTTAACGAGGGTAATATTAGCAGTGGACATCTGTCAGTATTTTCAGCAATTATAAGGGGAAGTAAAAAAGAGCAGttaactaataaattaaaagatattGGTAGATTTTTACAGGAACACAATATTTGTCGCAGTAAAAAATTCGTTTATCAACaggaattattaaaatcttgTGATGCAATTCTTTCAGTTTGTCAGGag AATTCTTCTGTAATAGCGGAAGaactttttgaaataatttttacagtcTGGTCGATGgcacaacaacaaaaaattgaaaattactcaaaaaaattattaaatgatttatcgTTAATgacgaataataaaaatatcgaagatttatttgaaaatcatATTCGTTCAATTTTGAATATGGTAAAAAATTCATcgtcaactttgacagtatTTAGTcctgaattttatattttcaataattgtttgaaaaatactaaaattgcaacatctaaaaatattgatcTTGTTAtgccaatattaaaaataacaatggacAAGGATTCATTGGATTATGAGTTACGATTAAAAATGCTAATTTTACTTTctgaatattttcaacaacgCAGTAAGAgtctaaataatattgaaaagttaaattcattttttggtgattttttagataatatatTGATACCAAATTTAATTTGGAAAGCTGGAAGATCAGCTGAATCTGTTCGGACATCAGCAATGAGCTGTTTATGTGCTCTACTTGATAATGAAGATAATGCAAATAAccatccaattttttttaatgctgataaatttgttaaatattttaaaaaattaaaaccaattATTATGTCTTTAACCAGTGATAATTCTAAGAAAACCAGACTATTTTCTCTGAAAGGAATTTATATCTTATTAAAATATGCTATGAAGCTGGTATGTGTCAGTGACGAAGATGTTATTGAAATATACCCCGGAATTCTCAAAAGACTCGATGATGGATGTGATGATGTTAGATTTGTTGCTATTGAAGtacttgtttttgtttttcaagcaTTGTCTTGTAATTATGATCTTGATTTTGGAAGAAGTCACATTGATTACTTATACACATCTACAGTCATTCATTTAGATGATCCagaagaaaaatttcaaaatattatgcTGG ATGCAATTATTCAACTGGCTAAGATTCATCCAAAATTGCTTTATGATAAAATCGAaaagtgtaaaataaattttagaaaccAGCAAGCactagaaaaaattcaaaaagagTGCCAGGgaattttatgttttgaaaaagtaaCTTTAAAATAG
- the LOC122849259 gene encoding intraflagellar transport protein 56 isoform X2 — protein MWIAYCEFHLGNYKRAAMIYEKLSKKSEEKSSNTSTNLACCYFFLGMYPEAKNILHNAYENTLKNRLLFHLSHKMEKEGELNKHHAKLQNVIEDQLCLASIHYLRAHYQEAIDIYKKILLDNRDYLALNVYVALCYYKLDYYDVAQEVLQVYLQKYPDSAISINLKACNHFRLYDGNAAQAELRQLVETTSSYSFGHDLIRHNSVVFKEGEGALKIFPNLIDVIPEARLNLVIFYLKQNDIQEAFELIKDLEPSVPQEYILKGTVNTIIGQETGSRESIKTAQQYFHLVGSSTSECDTIPGRHCMSACLFLRRQFDEVLVYLNSIKTYFSSDDRFNFNYGQAQAASGLFKGAEDAFLVIRNERLKKDFAYISILSYCYIMNKKSQQAWELYLKMDTSTQSFNLLQLIANTCYTVGEFWYAAKAFDMLNKLDPSPEYWEGKRGACCGTFQYIVAQKQSKDLLPQVIQLLRNTLNSQVDQIIRVMKKWGKDNRIPC, from the exons ATGTGGATTGCGTACTGCGAATTTCATCTTGGCAATTACAAACGCGCAGCAATGATTTACgaaaaattatcgaaaaaaagtGAAGAAAAATCATCGAATACATCAACGAATTTAgcatgttgttatttttttttgggaatgTACCCCGAAGCAAAAAATATCCTTCATAATGCTTATGAAAATACTTTGAAAAATCGGCTGCTTTTTCATTTGTCGCATAAAATGGAAAAGGAGGGAGAACTTAATAAACATCATGCTAAATTACAAAACGTTATTGAGGATCAACTTTGTCTTGCTTCAATTCACTATCTTCGTGCACATTATCAAGAAGCCATTGACatctacaaaaaaattcttctcGACAACAG AGATTATTTGGCATTGAATGTTTACGTTGCACTTTGTTATTACAAGCTTGATTATTATGATGTTGCCCAAGAAGTACTCCAGGTTTACTTGCAAAAATATCCAGATAGTGCGATTTCAATAAACTTAAAAGCTTGTAATCACTTTCGTTTGTATGATGGTAATGCAGCTCAAGCTGAATTGCGACAGTTAGTAGAAACAACATCTTCATATAGCTTTGGGCATGATTTGATTCGTCACAACAGTGTG GTGTTTAAGGAAGGTGAGGGAGCATTGAAGATTTTTCCAAATCTCATTGATGTTATTCCCGAGGCACGGCTGAATctagtaatattttatttaaaacagaaTGATATTCAGGAAGCATTCGAGCTGATAAAAGATTTAGAACCATCTGTGCCACAAGAATATATTCTCAAAGGAACAGTTAATACTATAATTGGTCAAGAAACTGGATCA CGTGAAAGCATTAAAACAGCccaacaatattttcatcttgTTGGTTCATCAACATCTGAATGTGATACAATACCAGGCAGACATTGCATGTCAGCATGTCTTTTCTTACGTCGACAATTTGATGAAGTCCTTGTTTAtcttaattcaataaaaacatatttttcatcagacgacagatttaattttaattatggcCAAGCACAAGCTGCATCAGGATTGTTTAAAGGAGCTGAAGATGCATTTTTAGTTATTCGAAatgaaagattaaaaaaagacTTCGCATATATAAGTATTTTGTCTTATTGct atataatgaataaaaaaagtcaacaaGCTTGGgaactttatttaaaaatggatACTTCAACACAAAGCTTTAACCTCCTTCAGCTAATTGCAAATACTTGTTATACAGTGGGTGAATTTTGGTATGCGGCTAAAGCATTTGATATGTTGAATAAATTGGACCCGTCACCTGAATATTGGGAAGGTAAACGTGGCGCATGTTGTGGAACATTCCAATATATTGTTGCTCAAAAACAATCAAA AGATTTATTGCCACAAGTCATTCAGCTGCTTAGAAATACATTGAATTCTCAAGTTGACCAAATCATTCGGGTCATGAAAAAATGGGGAAAAGACAACAGAATACCTTGCTAA
- the LOC122849259 gene encoding intraflagellar transport protein 56 isoform X1 — MILSRSKPAISETTLQSLRRKDIPKLEEFLQKRDYSGALTLVEFNVPTNNALDSDMWIAYCEFHLGNYKRAAMIYEKLSKKSEEKSSNTSTNLACCYFFLGMYPEAKNILHNAYENTLKNRLLFHLSHKMEKEGELNKHHAKLQNVIEDQLCLASIHYLRAHYQEAIDIYKKILLDNRDYLALNVYVALCYYKLDYYDVAQEVLQVYLQKYPDSAISINLKACNHFRLYDGNAAQAELRQLVETTSSYSFGHDLIRHNSVVFKEGEGALKIFPNLIDVIPEARLNLVIFYLKQNDIQEAFELIKDLEPSVPQEYILKGTVNTIIGQETGSRESIKTAQQYFHLVGSSTSECDTIPGRHCMSACLFLRRQFDEVLVYLNSIKTYFSSDDRFNFNYGQAQAASGLFKGAEDAFLVIRNERLKKDFAYISILSYCYIMNKKSQQAWELYLKMDTSTQSFNLLQLIANTCYTVGEFWYAAKAFDMLNKLDPSPEYWEGKRGACCGTFQYIVAQKQSKDLLPQVIQLLRNTLNSQVDQIIRVMKKWGKDNRIPC; from the exons atg ATTTTATCACGGTCAAAACCAGCTATTTCTGAAACTACGCTTCAATCCCTGAGACGAAAAGATATTCCCAAACTTGAAGAGTTTTTACAAAAACGTGACTACAGTGGTGCTCTGACTCTCGTTGAATTCAATGTACCAACAAACAATGCACTTGATTCTGACATGTGGATTGCGTACTGCGAATTTCATCTTGGCAATTACAAACGCGCAGCAATGATTTACgaaaaattatcgaaaaaaagtGAAGAAAAATCATCGAATACATCAACGAATTTAgcatgttgttatttttttttgggaatgTACCCCGAAGCAAAAAATATCCTTCATAATGCTTATGAAAATACTTTGAAAAATCGGCTGCTTTTTCATTTGTCGCATAAAATGGAAAAGGAGGGAGAACTTAATAAACATCATGCTAAATTACAAAACGTTATTGAGGATCAACTTTGTCTTGCTTCAATTCACTATCTTCGTGCACATTATCAAGAAGCCATTGACatctacaaaaaaattcttctcGACAACAG AGATTATTTGGCATTGAATGTTTACGTTGCACTTTGTTATTACAAGCTTGATTATTATGATGTTGCCCAAGAAGTACTCCAGGTTTACTTGCAAAAATATCCAGATAGTGCGATTTCAATAAACTTAAAAGCTTGTAATCACTTTCGTTTGTATGATGGTAATGCAGCTCAAGCTGAATTGCGACAGTTAGTAGAAACAACATCTTCATATAGCTTTGGGCATGATTTGATTCGTCACAACAGTGTG GTGTTTAAGGAAGGTGAGGGAGCATTGAAGATTTTTCCAAATCTCATTGATGTTATTCCCGAGGCACGGCTGAATctagtaatattttatttaaaacagaaTGATATTCAGGAAGCATTCGAGCTGATAAAAGATTTAGAACCATCTGTGCCACAAGAATATATTCTCAAAGGAACAGTTAATACTATAATTGGTCAAGAAACTGGATCA CGTGAAAGCATTAAAACAGCccaacaatattttcatcttgTTGGTTCATCAACATCTGAATGTGATACAATACCAGGCAGACATTGCATGTCAGCATGTCTTTTCTTACGTCGACAATTTGATGAAGTCCTTGTTTAtcttaattcaataaaaacatatttttcatcagacgacagatttaattttaattatggcCAAGCACAAGCTGCATCAGGATTGTTTAAAGGAGCTGAAGATGCATTTTTAGTTATTCGAAatgaaagattaaaaaaagacTTCGCATATATAAGTATTTTGTCTTATTGct atataatgaataaaaaaagtcaacaaGCTTGGgaactttatttaaaaatggatACTTCAACACAAAGCTTTAACCTCCTTCAGCTAATTGCAAATACTTGTTATACAGTGGGTGAATTTTGGTATGCGGCTAAAGCATTTGATATGTTGAATAAATTGGACCCGTCACCTGAATATTGGGAAGGTAAACGTGGCGCATGTTGTGGAACATTCCAATATATTGTTGCTCAAAAACAATCAAA AGATTTATTGCCACAAGTCATTCAGCTGCTTAGAAATACATTGAATTCTCAAGTTGACCAAATCATTCGGGTCATGAAAAAATGGGGAAAAGACAACAGAATACCTTGCTAA
- the LOC122849262 gene encoding probable serine/threonine-protein kinase clkA: protein MEKKMMNKAIGQPVLNQSTDSSSDEDYSDQITTYERMHAKMNSQYNRKAERSVSRENYSDDENILNVNRSFGPMSPENDPLELDDAQNSNSQSSELTNSRNHRWLNERNSQEVQYNNNNFDQRQTDDAEQNDDFSDDQSGHSNDDNNDEVLRDNNHNLERQENVDPNRTFNHEVSEGVGLNLDELRAQPKRWKHLHGIV, encoded by the exons atggaaaaaaaaatgatgaataaagCCATTGGACAACCTGTATTGAATCAGTCAACAGACTCATCTTCAGATGAAGATTATAGTGATCAGATAACAACTTATGAACGTATGCATGCTAAAATGAATTCGCAATATAATCGAAAAGCTGAG aggAGTGTCTCTAGAGAAAACTATAgcgatgatgaaaatattctGAATGTCAACAGAAGCTTTGGTCCAATGTCACCTGAAAATGATCCATTAGAactg GATGACGCGCAAAACTCTAATTCCCAGTCAAGTGAACTGACAAATTCAAGAAACCACCGATGGCTGAATGAAAGAAATAGCCAAGAAGTTCAGTATAATAACAAT AATTTTGATCAACGGCAGACTGATGATGCTGAACAAAATGATGATTTCTCTGATGATCAATCTGGCCACAGTAACGACGATAATAATGACGAAGTGCTTCgagataataatcataatttg GAACGACAAGAAAACGTAGATCCCAACAGAACATTCAATCATGAAGTGTCAGAAGGGGTTGGCTTGAATTTGGATGAACTAAGAGCCCAGCCaaag CGCTGGAAGCATTTACATGGAATAGTATAG